In the Clupea harengus chromosome 16, Ch_v2.0.2, whole genome shotgun sequence genome, one interval contains:
- the tmem121b gene encoding transmembrane protein 121B yields the protein MLGDIIKANPEANYPRPEAAICPDSPICAAPDNGQLFTRSASSRRDTQTSSGSANPEESSIQPLVSSAAAAAAAYMMTSGEFMQTAPLFVHKSKRNLFYKMMCFALLVLQGGILDVYLIAFTDLYWCSWIATDVVVVSGWGIFFVKNARSKRERACGFHQKSSIFGCNLGEFTFAYLAWLIYVIACTPKVVLILETSILEIIAIKVPFGITGFKIIMLLSVPLLFCLINSIIEDFNGATRYHSQSCFVSSCMDILDCFVLLEMLLKNEILNIYLRYTIISVYFVALIVPVIWLYELTASEMNCRWIWARFFPGVLVNAPLLVVRCFQVFVYNLPVSVFMFKNVFFLGWKCIELIEQCFTMRGVRRYASGSNQAQFSHCVSENDMCPHGYVNTLAVNTQS from the coding sequence ATGTTAGGAGACATTATTAAAGCCAATCCCGAGGCTAACTATCCCCGACCTGAAGCGGCGATCTGCCCAGATTCCCCAATCTGTGCGGCACCGGATAACGGGCAACTGTTTACCAGGAGCGCCTCGTCCAGGAGAGACACCCAGACGTCCAGCGGCAGTGCCAACCCAGAAGAGAGCAGCATCCAGCCCCTAGTCTcatctgctgctgccgctgctgctgcctacATGATGACATCGGGTGAATTCATGCAGACCGCTCCTCTTTTCGTCCACAAATCCAAGAGGAATCTTTTTTACAAAATGATGTGCTTTGCCTTGCTGGTCCTGCAGGGCGGTATCCTGGATGTGTACCTGATCGCCTTCACTGATCTCTACTGGTGTTCCTGGATTGCCAccgatgtggtggtggtgtcagGCTGGGGCATCTTCTTCGTAAAAAACGCCCGGAGCAAGCGAGAGCGCGCCTGTGGGTTCCACCAGAAGAGCTCCATCTTTGGCTGCAACCTCGGGGAGTTCACCTTTGCGTATCTGGCATGGCTCATATATGTGATAGCGtgcacacctaaagtggtgctCATCTTGGAGACATCCATCCTTGAAATCATTGCGATTAAAGTGCCGTTCGGGATCACTGGCTTCAAAATAATAATGCTGCTCTCCGTGCCTCTGCTCTTCTGTCTCATCAACTCTATCATCGAGGACTTCAACGGGGCGACGCGTTACCATTCCCAAAGTTGTTTTGTGAGTAGCTGCATGGACATTCTGGACTGTTTCGTCCTTTTGGAAATGCTTCTGAAGAACGAGATTCTCAACATCTACCTGCGGTATACGATCATATCAGTGTATTTCGTCGCCCTTATCGTTCCAGTCATCTGGCTTTACGAACTGACTGCGTCGGAGATGAACTGTCGCTGGATTTGGGCGAGGTTTTTCCCCGGAGTACTTGTCAACGCACCTCTCCTGGTGGTCAGGTGTTTTCAGGTCTTTGTTTACAACCTGCCCGTCTCAGTGTTCATGTTCAAGAACGTGTTCTTCTTGGGCTGGAAGTGCATAGAGTTAATTGAGCAATGCTTTACCATGAGGGGTGTCCGGAGGTACGCCAGTGGAAGCAACCAGGCCCAGTTCTCACACTGTGTTTCTGAGAACGACATGTGCCCTCACGGATATGTCAACACGTTAGCTGTCAATACTCAGTCTTAG
- the il17ra1a gene encoding interleukin 17 receptor A1a, translating to MTLIFLGSVLFTLIPGISGQRILNPSTLNCTQPNLRCNVTENNCLDEGWFVAKKFTPGPPRDLEVRVDVREDENGDLHSVLVAHWKANDDGSIRFLRGTQIALLHLGTNHRFCMQYVFPDKFPGMRSHRELWSFSTDQLVLDPEQDYLVTVSNLPKPNLGYTGYNIEENVHVPGCTDSKIQRTKSCLDNGSQWQPNITVIKSNGSGYQGALNVSFITAESSDEYRVSLKCEKKQQPQTLRKIDNTVYLTAVYDLKEFPWNCCNFDVKIQPFFPLCSNDCIRIKKNFNICPVPPPTDPPDTDSPWKFTAIIAGLLFTCAVACCSAWVYLRCRNDPKVVPIQPPPRNEPLKPVPRTILVIYSQDHRLYTEIVLKLCAFLRAKCATEVVVDLLDSAWLGTVGRLPWLEQQRRRIDKVLILSSRGVRAKWDAMCGQRPVMLREDVRSPTDDMTTAAFNLILPDLQRAASLGKYLVAYFDDVSCEQDVPSVFNIAIRYRLMKHFEELFFRIQDMEKYQPDRVNTIEGIGMDDYFNCPSGQALREAIEAFRAYQLDNPDWFERECVDNEEEANTEREPLIDMSLIPPILKCEPLLNEGPSILVQEVNVHPNAHPAQRVHELTPEINESSVGTSVQEVDLRNAPGNRPMHLLHLDVQPGAAEGVSAASQLVLNHEPHLRAKPVLQEVCVNEEVPQSVNTSYNRPSPQALQQLLALQQCLTPLDVPTPRELRAQPPPLPLQGIPSQQPVEMAEGEGEYEEAEAEEVEVVENIGEGDVVVREEVLVGGLERNSGKRRSHGSDQGYGSRETPTIEPPPASSLMALAALQQSLFMASPRTSGFGSETAPSTDHQQYVPSNDYLC from the exons ATGACGTTAATTTTCTTGGGCAGTGTACTGTTCACGTTGATTCCTGGGATATCTGGACAGAGAATTCTAAACCCTTCCACTCTGAACTGTACTCAACCG AATCTGAGGTGCAACGTCACTGAAA ATAATTGTCTGGATGAAGGGTGGTTTGTGGCGAAAAAGTTTACTCCCGGCCCCCCGAGGGATTTGGAGGTCCGGGTGGAcgtgagagaggatgagaacgGTGACCTGCATTCTGTGCTTGTGGCTCACTGGAAAGCAAACGATGACG GAAGCATTCGTTTCCTCCGTGGAACTCAGATCGCTCTCTTGCACCTGGGTACCAATCACCGTTTCTGTATGCAATACGTTTTCCCGGATAAATTTCCAGGGATGAGGAGTCATCGAGAACTG TGGTCCTTTTCAACAGATCAATTGGTGCTTGACCCTGAACAGGACTACCTGGTGACTGTTTCCAACCTGCCCAAGCCAAACCTTGGCTACACTGGTTACAATATAGAAGAGAATGTTCACGTTCCAG GTTGCACTGATTCAAAAATACAGAGAACCAAAAGCTGTTTGGATAATG GGTCCCAGTGGCAACCCAACATCACCGTGATCAAGTCCAATGGGTCTGGTTACCAGGGGGCGCTGAACGTGAGCTTCATCACTGCAGAAAGCTCAGACGAGTACCGTGTGTCCCTCAAATGTGAGAAGAAACAACAGCCTCAGACCCTGCGGAAG ATTGATAACACAGTGTACCTGACTGCAGTGTATGACCTTAAGGAGTTTCCCTGGAATTGCTGTAACTTTGACGTTAAG ATCCAGCCATTTTTTCCATTGTGTTCCAATGACTGCATCCGTATTAAAAAGAACTTCAACATATGTCCAG TACCACCACCAACTGACccaccagacacagacagtccTTGGAAATTCACAGCCATCATTGCTGGACTGCTATTCACCTGTGCTGTCGCATGCTGTTCAGCATGGGTGTATCTACGTTGCAGAAACGACCCAAAAG TGGTCCCCATTCAACCACCTCCGCGGAATGAGCCCCTCAAGCCTGTCCCCCGCACCATACTGGTCATCTACTCGCAGGACCACCGCCTCTACACAGAGATTGTGCTGAAGCTCTGCGCCTTCCTGCGGGCCAAGTGTGCcacggaggtggtggtggaccTGCTGGACTCGGCCTGGCTCGGCACTGTGGGCCGGCTGCCCTGGCTGGAGCAGCAGAGGCGGCGCATCGACAAGGTCCTGATCCTGTCTTCTCGTGGTGTGCGGGCCAAGTGGGACGCCATGTGCGGGCAGCGGCCTGTGATGTTGCGCGAGGACGTGCGCTCGCCCACTGACGACATGACGACAGCCGCCTTTAATCTGATCCTGCCCGATCTTCAGCGCGCCGCATCGCTAGGCAAGTACCTGGTGGCGTACTTCGACGATGTCAGCTGCGAGCAGGATGTACCATCTGTCTTCAACATTGCCATTAGGTACCGGCTGATGAAGCACTTCGAGGAGCTCTTCTTCCGCATCCAGGACATGGAGAAGTACCAGCCGGACCGAGTAAACACCATCGAGGGCATCGGCATGGACGACTACTTCAACTGTCCCTCGGGCCAGGCACTGAGGGAGGCCATCGAGGCCTTCCGCGCTTACCAGCTAGACAACCCTGACTGGTTCGAGAGGGAATGTGTGGACAACGAAGAGGAGGCGAACACCGAACGTGAGCCGCTGATCGACATGAGTTTGATTCCTCCAATTCTGAAGTGCGAGCCGCTCCTCAACGAAGGCCCTTCCATCCTCGTCCAAGAAGTCAACGTCCATCCCAACGCGCACCCGGCGCAGCGCGTTCACGAGCTGACCCCAGAGATCAACGAGAGCAGCGTGGGGACCTCGGTGCAGGAGGTGGACCTAAGAAACGCACCTGGGAACCGGCCCATGCATCTTTTACACCTGGATGTTCAGCCCGGTGCGGCGGAGGGTGTCTCTGCTGCGAGTCAACTCGTCTTGAATCATGAGCCACACCTAAGGGCAAAACCAGTCCTGCAAGAGGTCTGTGTGAATGAGGAAGTGCCACAATCTGTTAACACGTCCTACAACAGGCCCTCTCCCCAGGCACTGCAGCAGTTGCTAGCTCTCCAGCAATGCCTCACACCTCTGGATGTACCCACCCCTCGTGAACTGAGAGCTCAGCCTCCACCCCTGCCCTTGCAGGGGATCCCATCTCAGCAGCCAGTGGAgatggcagaaggggagggagagtaCGAGGAAGCGGAGGcagaagaggtggaggtggtggagaacATTGGAGAGGGAGACGTGGTGGTGAGGGAAGAAGTGCTGGTGGGGGGGCTCGAGCGGAACTCTGGGAAGAGGCGGTCGCACGGGTCCGACCAAGGCTACGGCTCGAGGGAAACACCAACCATCGAACCCCCGCCTGCGTCCTCCCTGATGGCTTTGGCGGCTCTACAGCAGTCTCTGTTCATGGCGAGCCCTAGGACCTCAGGGTTTGGCTCTGAGACCGCACCAAGCACCGATCATCAACAGTATGTCCCGTCAAATGATTATCTTTGTTAA